From the Quercus lobata isolate SW786 chromosome 6, ValleyOak3.0 Primary Assembly, whole genome shotgun sequence genome, one window contains:
- the LOC115994518 gene encoding CSC1-like protein At4g35870: MDPMGLSLGPIPSPDGDGDGGGGVDAWYGNIQYLLNISAIGSICCVVIFLSIKLRSDHHRIPGPTALFTKLLAVWHATCREIARHCGADAAQFLLIEGGSFAVLSSIALLSIFLILPINIYAGTASLNDDQFFKTTINHIAKGSPLLWIHFLFVVVVVVLVHFGLSAIEERLRFTRFRDGNGNLSDPAANSTAIFTIMVQGIPKRLSADDRSALHEYFQYKYPGKVYRVVLPIDLCALDDLATELVRVRDNISRLVARIDSREFNEIEVTYVNTMWRNVLEKLGFTDEDKLRKLQESRAKLETELAAYKEGRAPGAGVAFVVFKDVYTANKAVQDFRNERMKRFGKFFSIVELRLQRNQWKVERAPLATDIYWNHLGSTKLQLRLRRVMVNTCLLLMLLFFSSPLAVISAVKGAGRIINAEAMDSAQSWLAWVQSSSWLASLIFQFLPNVIIFVSMYIIIPSVLSYLSKFERHLTVSGEQRAALLKLVCFFLVNLILLRALVESSLESALLSMGRCYLDGEHCKRIEQYMSASFLSRSCLSSLAFLITSTFLGISFDLLAPIPWIKRNIQKFRKNDMLQLVPETEEYPLEHQEIDGLRRPLMPESLYDSPRFNSIESIDIPGQDLSVYPINRTSTAPKQTFDFAQYYAFNLTIFALTMIYSSFAPLVVPVGAVYFGYRYVVDKYNFLFVYRVRGFPAGNDGTLMDTVLSIMRFCVDLYLVSMLLFFSVQGDSTKLQAIFTLGLLVIYKLLPSNNDGFHPALLEGIQTIENVVDGPIDYEVFSQPKFDWDIYNS; encoded by the coding sequence ATGGATCCAATGGGCCTGAGCCTGGGCCCAATTCCCTCCCCcgacggcgacggcgacggTGGTGGCGGCGTCGATGCCTGGTACGGTAACATCCAGTACCTTCTCAACATCTCCGCCATCGGCTCCATCTGCTGCGTCGTCATCTTCCTCTCCATCAAGCTCCGCAGCGACCACCATCGGATCCCTGGTCCCACCGCCCTCTTCACCAAGCTCCTCGCCGTCTGGCACGCCACGTGTCGCGAGATCGCCCGCCACTGCGGCGCCGATGCCGCTCAGTTCCTCCTGATCGAAGGCGGAAGCTTCGCCGTACTCTCCTCCATCGCTCTCCTCTCGATCTTCCTGATTCTCCCTATCAACATCTACGCCGGCACCGCTTCTCTGAACGACGACCAGTTCTTCAAAACGACGATCAACCACATCGCCAAAGGCTCTCCTTTGCTCTGGATCCATTTCCTcttcgtcgtcgtcgtcgtcgtttTGGTTCATTTCGGTCTCTCCGCGATCGAAGAGAGGTTAAGGTTCACTAGGTTTAGAGACGGGAATGGAAATCTGAGCGATCCGGCTGCGAATTCAACCGCGATTTTCACTATAATGGTGCAAGGAATTCCAAAGCGTCTCAGCGCCGATGATCGAAGCGCTTTACATGAGTATTTCCAGTACAAGTATCCCGGAAAGGTATACCGCGTTGTTCTTCCGATCGATTTGTGTGCCTTGGATGATTTAGCCACCGAATTGGTTAGGGTTAGGGACAACATTTCTCGTTTGGTTGCTCGAATAGACTCGCGCGAATTCAATGAGATTGAGGTGACTTACGTGAATACAATGTGGAGAAATGTACTGGAAAAGTTGGGATTCACAGATGAAGATAAGTTGAGAAAGTTACAAGAGTCGCGAGCTAAGTTAGAGACCGAATTGGCTGCTTATAAAGAAGGCCGAGCTCCAGGTGCTGGTGTTGCCTTTGTTGTGTTCAAGGATGTTTACACGGCGAATAAAGCAGTTCAAGATTTTCGGAACGAGAGGATGAAGCGGTTTGGGAAGTTCTTTTCTATTGTGGAGTTGAGGCTGCAGAGGAATCAATGGAAGGTCGAgcgagctcctttggctacagATATATATTGGAATCACTTGGGTTCGACGAAGCTTCAATTGAGATTGCGGAGAGTGATGGTGAACACTTGCTTGCTGTTGATGCTCTTGTTTTTCAGCTCTCCACTTGCTGTGATCAGTGCTGTGAAAGGCGCTGGACGGATTATAAATGCAGAAGCTATGGATAGTGCGCAGTCATGGTTGGCTTGGGTGCAAAGTTCGAGCTGGCTCGCCAGTCTAATCTTTCAGTTCTTGCCAAATGTGATTATATTTGTGAGCATGTATATAATAATCCCGTCTGTTCTTTCGTATCTCTCTAAGTTTGAACGGCATCTTACAGTGTCCGGGGAGCAAAGAGCTGCACTTTTGAAGCTGGTGTGCTTCTTCTTGGTGAATCTGATTCTCCTAAGGGCTTTAGTCGAGTCTTCGTTAGAGAGTGCATTGTTGAGTATGGGAAGGTGTTATTTGGATGGGGAGCATTGTAAGAGGATTGAGCAATACATGAGTGCATCATTCTTGTCAAGATCATGCCTTTCCTCGCTTGCATTTTTGATCACGAGCACGTTTTTGGGTATATCATTTGATCTATTGGCTCCGATTCCTTGGATTAAAAGGAATATTCAAAAGTTCAGGAAGAATGATATGCTCCAGCTGGTCCCTGAAACTGAAGAATACCCATTAGAGCATCAAGAAATAGATGGTCTTAGGAGACCATTGATGCCCGAGAGTCTGTATGACAGTCCTAGATTCAATAGTATTGAATCTATCGATATCCCGGGCCAAGATCTTTCTGTATATCCAATCAATAGAACATCAACTGCCCCGAAACAGACATTTGATTTTGCACAGTATTATGCATTCAATTTGACAATATTTGCACTGACCATGATATATTCATCATTTGCTCCACTTGTGGTTCCTGTTGGTGCAGTTTATTTTGGCTATAGGTATGTGGTTGACAAGTATAACTTTCTGTTTGTATATAGAGTCCGGGGTTTTCCTGCCGGAAATGATGGGACGTTAATGGATACTGTATTGAGCATCATGCGATTCTGCGTAGATCTGTACTTGGTCTCGATGCTCTTGTTCTTCTCGGTCCAAGGAGACTCCACTAAGCTGCAAGCTATATTCACGCTTGGGTtgttagtaatatataaattgttGCCGTCTAATAATGATGGTTTTCACCCAGCTCTTTTGGAAGGCATACAGACTATTGAGAATGTTGTAGATGGGCCAATTGATTATGAGGTCTTTTCTCAGCCTAAGTTCGATTGGGATATATATAATTCATGA
- the LOC115950472 gene encoding uncharacterized protein LOC115950472 codes for METRLRGDRAKEITDRLLYDGAIHTNTIGRARVLWVLWNSKKVEVFQLASTEQEIHVSIKVRNSEFSWIFSAVYASPRLAKRAILWNNLCSVADSHNLPWVIARDFNEPLCDNDKFGGRSISVNRSLIFKECLDRCNMIDLGFLGPRFTWLNRRGVSDLIQERINRFFVNPGWYNLFPKARVMHLTRCFSDHCLVLIESKPKPLLVLERPFKFQNFWASDSFFPSVKKLMARLNGIQRSIAVRPSASLIELEKKLHSKLELVLAQEEELWALKARLNWMVFGDRNTLFYHMSAIVRRKRNKIQAIKNSVGDWLLDEREVMEYIKKSFMELYTTSQSQVSWDVSSQTRWQLGLFEEEKISLDGEVTDEEIKAALWSLKAYKASGIG; via the exons ATGGAGACTCGTCTAAGGGGTGATAGGGCCAAAGAAATTACGGATAGACTTCTGTATGATGGTGCAATTCACACAAACACCATTGGGCGTGCCAGAGTTTTGTGGGTGTTGTGGAATTCGAAGAAGGTGGAGGTGTTTCAGCTTGCTAGCACAGAGCAAGAGATTCATGTTTCTATCAAGGTCCGtaattctgaattttcttggattttttctgctgtttatgctagtcctaggcTAGCTAAAAGGGCTATCTTATGGAATAATCTTTGTAGTGTAGCGGATTCTCATAATCTTCCTTGGGTTATTGCTAGGGATTTTAACGAACCTCTTTGTGATAATGATAAGTTTGGTGGGAGGAGTATCAGTGTTAACAGGTCTTTGATTTTTAAGGAGTGCTTAGACAGGTGCAATATGATTGATTTGGGATTTTTAGGGCCAAGATTTACTTGGTTGAATCGCAGAGGTGTGAGTGATCTGATACAGGAGAGGATTAATCGTTTCTTTGTTAACCCGGGGTGGTACAATCTGTTCCCTAAAGCTAGGGTCATGCACCTTACCCGCTGTTTTTCTGATCATTGTCTGGTTTTGATAGAGTCTAAGCCTAAGCCTTTGTTGGTTTTAGAGAGGCCATTTAAGTTTCAGAACTTCTGGGCATCTGACTCCTTTTTCCCTTCAGTG aagaagctgATGGCTAGGTTGAATGGGATTCAGCGTTCCATTGCTGTGCGTCCCTCGGCTTCTCTCATTGAGTTGGAAAAGAAGCTTCATTCGAAGCTAGAGTTAGTGCTTGCTCAAGAAGAAGAGCTATGGGCTTTAAAGGCTAGATTAAATTGGATGGTATTTGGTGATCGTAATACTTTGTTTTACCATATGTCAGCCATAGtgagaaggaaaagaaacaagattCAAGCGATTAAGAATAGTGTCGGTGATTGGTTGTTAGATGAAAGAGAGGTTATGGAATACATCAAGAAAAGCTTTATGGAGCTCTACACCACATCACAAAGCCAGGTCTCTTGGGATGTCTCGAGTCAAACTAGGTGGCAACTCGGGCTGTTTGAGGAGGAGAAAATAAGTTTGGATGGTGAAGTGACAGATGAGGAGATTAAAGCAGCTCTTTGGTCGTTGAAAGCTTACAAAGCTTCGGGTATTGGTTAG